In the genome of Acetobacter oryzifermentans, one region contains:
- a CDS encoding DEAD/DEAH box helicase has translation MSGSFHDLGLDPALCAHAQQAGMAAPTPVQQAAIPAILDGKDVLVRAPTGTGKTAAYTLPLSQKLLKSRKPRFVLVLVPTRELVLQVEKVFRTCLGESKKGQKQTAVTLVPLFGGSDRAEQEHFLAQATGRRILIATPGRLLDFVSNRICDLSECGYLVLDEGDRLFSPEFQEDTETLLSYLPSMRQTLVLSATQPESLKSTLLSLLHKPVEISIEQAPQKRGPIRQAALFLDPSQKPGFIKEFFSRAPKMRSIIFVRTKAEADQLAAILKKARLAAAPLHGDIAQDKRTSTVASFESGRLFILVATDVAARGLDVPSVKQVINYDVPDQPETYLHRIGRTGRGGEKGSALTLCTMDDRKSLRQIEVGAQVKLRIISAEQALPVAKPPQPVSRRSKSVRP, from the coding sequence ATGTCCGGCAGTTTCCATGATCTGGGCCTAGATCCAGCATTATGCGCACATGCGCAGCAGGCGGGCATGGCTGCCCCTACTCCAGTGCAACAGGCTGCTATTCCTGCCATTCTGGATGGCAAAGATGTATTGGTGCGTGCCCCCACGGGCACGGGCAAAACGGCAGCCTATACTTTGCCGCTTAGCCAGAAGCTGCTGAAATCTCGCAAGCCACGCTTTGTACTGGTGCTTGTGCCCACGCGTGAACTGGTTTTGCAGGTAGAAAAAGTTTTTCGCACCTGTTTGGGAGAAAGCAAAAAAGGCCAGAAGCAAACTGCGGTGACCCTTGTGCCACTGTTTGGCGGATCTGACCGGGCTGAGCAGGAGCATTTTCTTGCGCAAGCAACTGGTCGACGCATTCTGATTGCAACACCGGGCCGCTTGCTGGATTTTGTTTCCAACCGGATTTGCGATCTTTCAGAATGCGGATATCTGGTTCTGGATGAAGGCGACCGCCTGTTCTCTCCCGAATTTCAAGAAGATACAGAAACCCTGCTCTCCTATCTGCCATCCATGCGGCAAACGTTGGTGCTTTCCGCTACCCAACCCGAAAGTCTTAAAAGCACGCTTTTGAGCCTGCTGCACAAGCCGGTTGAAATCAGCATTGAACAAGCCCCCCAAAAGCGCGGGCCCATTCGTCAGGCCGCATTGTTTTTAGATCCCTCTCAGAAGCCGGGCTTTATAAAAGAATTTTTTAGCCGTGCGCCTAAAATGCGCAGTATTATTTTTGTACGCACAAAGGCAGAAGCAGATCAGCTCGCCGCTATTCTTAAAAAAGCACGCCTTGCTGCGGCTCCTTTACATGGGGACATTGCGCAGGATAAACGCACCAGCACAGTTGCCAGCTTTGAATCTGGGCGGCTCTTTATTCTTGTTGCCACAGATGTTGCAGCACGTGGGCTGGATGTGCCTTCTGTAAAACAGGTCATCAATTACGATGTGCCAGATCAGCCAGAAACCTATCTGCACCGTATTGGCCGCACAGGGCGCGGCGGAGAAAAAGGGTCTGCTCTTACGTTATGCACAATGGATGATCGTAAAAGCCTACGG